A stretch of the Drosophila sulfurigaster albostrigata strain 15112-1811.04 chromosome 2L, ASM2355843v2, whole genome shotgun sequence genome encodes the following:
- the LOC133835221 gene encoding multidrug resistance-associated protein 1 isoform X3 — MAEESAMDRFCGSEFWNSSLSWWTEDPDLTPCFEQTALVWTPCAFFWLFMLFDFWYLKASLDKNIPWSKISISKLLFTIGLLVITILDLIMAFVKKGGDTDLPRYPLDVWGPIIKIATFLLVLLFIPLNRKFGVQTSGCQFMFWFLFVILSIPRCRTEARAHQQRNEILDSNQEEIPDYSWEEYQFVSFFIFYAFACVMLFLNCFSDAMPRQTKYKRGPNEIPELSASFLSRITYRWFDSMALKGYRNPLEEDDLWDLRPQDSCKEVMPTFAYYWNKNVRKNYKQAAQTSEPKAQFANGKVSFENPQGNGRKKGMASIMPPIYKSFGGIFLFGSFFKLIADVLTFAQPQVLSLIIGYVEAFETTPQPEWKGILYSVLLFVLASIQTFILAQYFHRMFIVGLRIRTALINCIYRKALRISNAARKESTVGEIVNLMAVDAQRFMDLTTYLNMLWSAPLQIGLALYFLWQELGPSVLAGLAVMIIMIPLNGFIASRIKTYQIQQMTYKDKRVKLMNEVLSGIKVLKLYAWEPSFEKQVLDIRDKEIATLRSTAYLNASTSFLWSCAPFLVSLVTFATYVLIDENNVLDAKKTFVSLSLFNILRFPLTMLPMLITNLVQTQVSVKRINKFLNSEELDPNNVQHDKSRPHPIIIENGHFSWGDEDETTLKNISMEVPKNNLVAIVGTVGSGKSSVVQAILGEMEKISGSVNTVGRLAYVPQQAWIQNATVRDNILFGKAYDRKRYNRVIDACALRTDIEILSAGDLTEIGEKGINLSGGQKQRISLARAVYNDADLYLLDDPLSAVDAHVGKHIFEEVIGPKGMLKNKTRVLVTHGITFLPQVDNIYVMKAGQVSENGTYAQLLKNKGAFADFLIQHLQDGEEEEEDLNQIKRQLSENAEPELLAPIEKAIKLARTESLSDSISVTSADSLMGRGSLRRRARRQESYDSAASAASLKRKQEVEGKLIETEKSQTGGVEFAVYKHYIKSVGIFLSVATLVLNFAFQAFQIGSNIWLTQWSNDKEVETNTAKRDMYLGVYGAFGFAQVLTRYFSGLAQSLGCLHCSLDVFSKLINVVLKWPMELFDTTPLGRILSRFSKDIDTIDNVMPQILAQFLSTCFSVLATIVVISISTPIFLAVIVPIGFIYYFAQRFYVATSRQLMRLESVSRSPIYSHFGETVTGVSTIRAYTVEDRFIEESDNKVDKNQVCKYPSLIANRWLAIRLEMVGNLIILFASLFAVLGGQSNPGLVGLSVSYALQVTQTLNWLVRMSSDIETNIVSVERIKEYGETKQEAAWELEEDKKKPKNWPADGRVEFSNFQVRYREGLDLVLRGVSFNISGGEKVGIVGRTGAGKSSLTLALFRIIESAGGKIIIDGEDIAQLGLHMLRSRLTIIPQDPVLFSGSLRANLDPFDVKTDEEIWKALELSHLKAFAKGLPSGLNHEISEGGDNLSVGQRQLVCLARALLRKTKVLVLDEATAAVDLETDDLIQKTIRSEFKDCTVLTIAHRLNTIMDSDKVIVLDKGQITEFASPTELLDNPKSAFYSMAKDANLV, encoded by the exons ATGGCGGAAGAGTCAGCCATGGACCGCTTTTGCGGTTCCGAATTTTgg AATTCCAGTTTGTCGTGGTGGACAGAAGATCCCGATCTAACACCCTGCTTTGAACAAACAGCTTTAGTTTGGACACCATGCGCCTTCTTCTGGCTGTTTATGTTGTTTGATTTCTGGTATCTCAAGGCCAGTTTGGACAAGAATATTCCATGGAGTAAAATTAGCATTTCTAAATTGCTCTTCACTATCGGACTATTGGTGATTACCATCCTCGATCTAATCATGGCCTTTGTGAAGAAGGGCGGCGACACTGATCTGCCCAGGTACCCTCTTGACGTCTGGGGACCGATCATCAAAATTGCCACATTT ttgctggtgttgctCTTTATTCCGCTGAACCGCAAGTTTGGCGTGCAGACATCGGGTTGCCAGTTCATGTTCTGGTTCCTCTTTGTCATTCTCTCGATTCCACGCTGTCGCACTGAAGCTCGGGCTCATCAACAGCGTAACGAGATACTTGATTCGAATCAAGAGGAGATACCTGACTACTCATGGGAGGAGTATCAGTTTGTCAGCTTCTTCATCTTCTATGCCTTCGCTTGCGTCATGCTGTTCCTCAACTGCTTCTCCGACGCGATGCCACGTCAGACCAAATATAAGCGTGGCCCGAATGAGATTCCCGAGCTCTCGGCCAGTTTCCTATCACGCATCACGTATCGTTGGTTCGATAGCATGGCACTGAAGGGTTACCGCAATCCTCTCGAGGAAGATGATCTCTGGGATTTGCGCCCTCAGGATAGCTGCAAGGAAGTCATGCCCACGTTCGCCTATTACTGGAATAAGAATGTGCGTAAAAACTACAAACAGGCGGCTCAGACATCGGAACCGAAGGCACAGTTCGCTAATGGCAAAGTCTCGTTCGAGAATCCCCAGGGCAATGGACGCAAGAAGGGCATGGCTAGCATTATGCCGCCCATTTACAAATCCTTTGGTGGCATCTTCTTGTTTGGCTCATTCTTCAAACTTATCGCCGATGTGCTGACTTTTGCTCAACCCCAAGTGCTGAGCTTGATCATTGGCTATGTGGAGGCTTTTGAAACAACGCCGCAACCCGAATGGAAGGGTATTCTGTATTCGGTGTTGCTCTTTGTGTTGGCCAGCATACAAACCTTTATATTGGCACAATATTTCCATCGCATGTTCATCGTTGGTCTGCGCATCCGAACAGCGCTCATCAATTGCATTTATCGCAAGGCGTTGCGCATCTCGAACGCGGCTCGCAAGGAATCGACTGTGGGTGAAATCGTCAATTTGATGGCTGTGGACGCACAACGTTTCATGGATCTGACCACATACTTGAACATGTTGTGGTCGGCACCGCTGCAAATCGGTTTGGCGCTGTATTTCTTGTGGCAGGAATTGGGACCCTCGGTGCTCGCCGGTCTCGCTGTGATGATCATCATGATTCCCTTGAACGGTTTCATTGCCAGTCGCATCAAGACCTATCAGATTCAGCAGATGACCTACAAGGATAAACGTGTCAAGCTCATGAATGAAGTCTTGAGTGGCATCAAG GTACTTAAACTTTACGCCTGGGAGCCGAGCTTTGAGAAGCAAGTTTTGGATATACGTGATAAGGAAATTGCAACACTGCGCTCCACCGCCTATCTGAATGCCAGCACATCGTTCCTCTGGTCTTGTGCCCCATTTTTG GTTTCATTAGTCACATTTGCCACTTATGTTCTAATCGATGAAAATAATGTGCTTGATGCGAAAAAAACCTTTGTCTCATTATCATTATTCAACATTCTTCGTTTTCCGTTAACAATGTTGCCCATGCTGATCACCAACCTGGTGCAA ACGCAAGTGTCCGTCAAACGTATAAACAAATTCTTGAACAGTGAAGAGCTGGATCCTAACAACGTGCAACACGACAAGTCCAGGC CTCATCCCATTATCATTGAGAATGGCCACTTCTCATGGGGCGATGAGGATGAGACTACGCTCAAGAATATTAGCATGGAAGTGCCAAAGAATAATTTGGTCGCCATTGTGGGCACCGTCGGCTCTGGTAAGTCCTCCGTGGTACAGGCCATCCTGGGCGAAATGGAAAAGATTTCGGGCAGTGTCAACACGGTAGGCAGACTGGCCTATGTGCCACAACAGGCTTGGATCCAGAACGCCACAGTGCGTGATAACATATTGTTTGGCAAGGCCTACGATCGCAAGCGTTACAATCGTGTGATCGATGCCTGCGCTTTGCGCACggatattgaaattttatccGCTGGCGATTTGACCGAAATCGGTGAGAAGGGCATCAATTTGTCGGGTGGCCAAAAGCAGCGTATCTCATTGGCTCGCGCCGTCTACAATGATGCCGATTTGTATCTGCTCGATGATCCGCTGAGTGCCGTCGACGCTCACGTAGGCAAACACATCTTTGAGGAAGTGATCGGACCGAAGGGAATGCTTAAGAACAAGACACGTGTGCTGGTTACCCATGGCATTACGTTCTTGCCCCAAGTGGACAACATTTACGTGATGAAGGCGGGCCAGGTCAGCGAGAATGGCACCTACGCCCAATTGCTGAAGAACAAGGGCGCCTTTGCCGACTTCCTCATCCAGCACTTGCAGGATggcgaggaggaggaagaggatctcaatcaaatcaaacgtCAATTGTCTGAAAATGCTGAACCCGAACTGCTTGCACCCATTGAGAAGGCCATTAAGCTTGCGCGCACCGAGAGTTTGTCGGACTCCAT CTCTGTGACCTCAGCTGATAGTTTGATGGGACGCGGCAGTCTGCGTCGTCGCGCCAGGCGACAGGAGTCGTATGATTCAGCAGCTTCGGCTGCCTCCCTGAAGCGCAAGCAGGAGGTCGAGGGCAAGCTGATTGAGACAGAAAAGTCACAAACGGGCGGCGTTGAATTTGCCGTCTACAAGCATTACATCAAGAGCGTTGGCATCTTCCTCTCTGTGGCCACACTTGTGCTCAACTTTGCGTTCCAAGCATTCCAAATCGGTTCAAATATCTGGCTCACCCAATGGTCCAATGACAAAGAAGTCGAAACTAATACAGCAAAGAGAGATATGTACTTGGGTGTCTATGGTGCCTTCGGTTTTGCTCAAG TTCTCACACGTTATTTTTCGGGCCTGGCCCAGTCACTTGGTTGCCTGCACTGTTCCCTGGATGTGTTTTCCAAGCTGATAAACGTGGTGTTGAAGTGGCCGATGGAATTGTTTGATACAACGCCATTGGGTCGCATACTCAGTCGTTTCTCAAAGGATATCGACACCATTGACAACGTTATGCCACAAATTCTGGCACAGTTTCTATCCACATGCTTCTCG GTTCTCGCCACTATTGTGGTTATTAGTATATCGACGCCGATTTTCTTGGCTGTCATTGTGCCCATTGGATTTATCTACTACTTTGCGCAACGCTTCTATGTGGCCACCTCTCGTCAGCTGATGCGTTTGGAGTCCGTTTCCCGTTCGCCTATCTATTCGCACTTCGGCGAAACCGTCACCGGAGTCTCCACGATTCGTGCCTACACTGTGGAGGATCG CTTCATTGAGGAATCGGACAACAAGGTGGACAAGAATCAGGTGTGCAAATATCCTTCGCTGATTGCCAATCGTTGGCTCGCCATCCGCCTGGAAATGGTCGGCAATCTGATCATCTTGTTTGCCTCGCTCTTCGCTGTGCTTGGCGGACAATCGAATCCCGGTCTGGTCGGTCTGTCGGTTAGCTATGCGCTGCAGGTGACCCAAACCCTTAACTGGCTGGTGCGCATGTCCTCAGACATTGAGACAAACATTGTATCCGTGGAGCGTATCAAGGAGTATGGCGAGACCAAGCAGGAAGCCGCCTGGGAACTGGAGGAGGACAAGAAGAAGCCCAAGAACTGGCCCGCCGATGGTCGCGTCGAGTTCAGCAACTTCCAAGTTCGTTATCGCGAGGGTCTCGATCTAGTGCTGCGTGGCGTTAGCTTTAACATCAGCGGCGGCGAAAAGGTCGGAATTGTGGGACGCACTGGCGCCGGCAAATCCAGTTTGACGCTGGCACTGTTCAG AATCATAGAGTCTGCCGGTGGTAAAATTATTATCGATGGCGAGGATATTGCTCAGCTGGGTCTGCACATGCTGCGCTCCCGTTTGACCATCATCCCACAGGATCCAGTGCTGTTCTCTGGATCACTGCGCGCCAATCTTGATCCCTTCGATGTGAAGACCGACGAAGAAATCTGGAAGGCACTCGAGTTGTCTCATTTGAAGGCATTTGCCAAGGGACTGCCATCCGGTCTGAATCATGAGATCAGCGAAGGAGGCGACAATCTGTCTGTTGGTCAACGTCAATTGGTTTGTCTGGCTCGTGCTCTGCTCCGTAAAACGAAAGTGCTGGTGCTTGATGAGGCCACAGCTGCTGTCGATTTGGAAACCGATGATCTGATTCAG AAAACAATTCGTAGCGAGTTCAAGGATTGCACTGTGCTAACAATTGCCCATCGATTGAATACGATTATGGACTCAGATAAGGTTATTGTGCTGGACAAGGGACAGATTACAGAGTTTGCTTCGCCCACCGAGCTGCTGGACAATCCCAAGTCGGCCTTCTACAGCATGGCCAAGGATGCTAATCTGGTTTAG
- the LOC133835221 gene encoding multidrug resistance-associated protein 1 isoform X16 encodes MAEESAMDRFCGSEFWNSSLSWWTEDPDLTPCFEQTALVWTPCAFFWLFMLFDFWYLKASLDKNIPWSKISISKLLFTIGLLVITILDLIMAFVKKGGDTDLPRYPLDVWGPIIKIATFLLVLLFIPLNRKFGVQTSGCQFMFWFLFVILSIPRCRTEARAHQQRNEILDSNQEEIPDYSWEEYQFVSFFIFYAFACVMLFLNCFSDAMPRQTKYKRGPNEIPELSASFLSRITYRWFDSMALKGYRNPLEEDDLWDLRPQDSCKEVMPTFAYYWNKNVRKNYKQAAQTSEPKAQFANGKVSFENPQGNGRKKGMASIMPPIYKSFGGIFLFGSFFKLIADVLTFAQPQVLSLIIGYVEAFETTPQPEWKGILYSVLLFVLASIQTFILAQYFHRMFIVGLRIRTALINCIYRKALRISNAARKESTVGEIVNLMAVDAQRFMDLTTYLNMLWSAPLQIGLALYFLWQELGPSVLAGLAVMIIMIPLNGFIASRIKTYQIQQMTYKDKRVKLMNEVLSGIKVLKLYAWEPSFEKQVLDIRDKEIATLRSTAYLNASTSFLWSCAPFLVSLVTFATYVLIDENNVLDAKKTFVSLSLFNILRFPLTMLPMLITNLVQTQVSVKRINKFLNSEELDPNNVQHDKSRPHPIIIENGHFSWGDEDETTLKNISMEVPKNNLVAIVGTVGSGKSSVVQAILGEMEKISGSVNTVGRLAYVPQQAWIQNATVRDNILFGKAYDRKRYNRVIDACALRTDIEILSAGDLTEIGEKGINLSGGQKQRISLARAVYNDADLYLLDDPLSAVDAHVGKHIFEEVIGPKGMLKNKTRVLVTHGITFLPQVDNIYVMKAGQVSENGTYAQLLKNKGAFADFLIQHLQDGEEEEEDLNQIKRQLSENAEPELLAPIEKAIKLARTESLSDSISVTSADSLMGRGSLRRRARRQESYDSAASAASLKRKQEVEGKLIETEKSQTGGVEFAVYKHYIKSVGIFLSVATLVLNFAFQAFQIGSNIWLTQWSNDKEVETNTAKRDMYLGVYGAFGFAQGLLSVTKVILPSLGGLRAATLLHAFLLRNVLRLPTHFYDTTPQGRILSRFSKDIDTVDTIIPHIIITMVWIVYEVLATIVVISISTPIFLAVIVPIGFIYYFAQRFYVATSRQLMRLESVSRSPIYSHFGETVTGVSTIRAYTVEDRFIEESDNKVDKNQVCKYPSLIANRWLAIRLEMVGNLIILFASLFAVLGGQSNPGLVGLSVSYALQVTQTLNWLVRMSSDIETNIVSVERIKEYGETKQEAAWELEEDKKKPKNWPADGRVEFSNFQVRYREGLDLVLRGVSFNISGGEKVGIVGRTGAGKSSLTLALFRIIESAGGKIIIDGEDIAQLGLHMLRSRLTIIPQDPVLFSGSLRANLDPFDVKTDEEIWKALELSHLKAFAKGLPSGLNHEISEGGDNLSVGQRQLVCLARALLRKTKVLVLDEATAAVDLETDDLIQKTIRSEFKDCTVLTIAHRLNTIMDSDKVIVLDKGQITEFASPTELLDNPKSAFYSMAKDANLV; translated from the exons ATGGCGGAAGAGTCAGCCATGGACCGCTTTTGCGGTTCCGAATTTTgg AATTCCAGTTTGTCGTGGTGGACAGAAGATCCCGATCTAACACCCTGCTTTGAACAAACAGCTTTAGTTTGGACACCATGCGCCTTCTTCTGGCTGTTTATGTTGTTTGATTTCTGGTATCTCAAGGCCAGTTTGGACAAGAATATTCCATGGAGTAAAATTAGCATTTCTAAATTGCTCTTCACTATCGGACTATTGGTGATTACCATCCTCGATCTAATCATGGCCTTTGTGAAGAAGGGCGGCGACACTGATCTGCCCAGGTACCCTCTTGACGTCTGGGGACCGATCATCAAAATTGCCACATTT ttgctggtgttgctCTTTATTCCGCTGAACCGCAAGTTTGGCGTGCAGACATCGGGTTGCCAGTTCATGTTCTGGTTCCTCTTTGTCATTCTCTCGATTCCACGCTGTCGCACTGAAGCTCGGGCTCATCAACAGCGTAACGAGATACTTGATTCGAATCAAGAGGAGATACCTGACTACTCATGGGAGGAGTATCAGTTTGTCAGCTTCTTCATCTTCTATGCCTTCGCTTGCGTCATGCTGTTCCTCAACTGCTTCTCCGACGCGATGCCACGTCAGACCAAATATAAGCGTGGCCCGAATGAGATTCCCGAGCTCTCGGCCAGTTTCCTATCACGCATCACGTATCGTTGGTTCGATAGCATGGCACTGAAGGGTTACCGCAATCCTCTCGAGGAAGATGATCTCTGGGATTTGCGCCCTCAGGATAGCTGCAAGGAAGTCATGCCCACGTTCGCCTATTACTGGAATAAGAATGTGCGTAAAAACTACAAACAGGCGGCTCAGACATCGGAACCGAAGGCACAGTTCGCTAATGGCAAAGTCTCGTTCGAGAATCCCCAGGGCAATGGACGCAAGAAGGGCATGGCTAGCATTATGCCGCCCATTTACAAATCCTTTGGTGGCATCTTCTTGTTTGGCTCATTCTTCAAACTTATCGCCGATGTGCTGACTTTTGCTCAACCCCAAGTGCTGAGCTTGATCATTGGCTATGTGGAGGCTTTTGAAACAACGCCGCAACCCGAATGGAAGGGTATTCTGTATTCGGTGTTGCTCTTTGTGTTGGCCAGCATACAAACCTTTATATTGGCACAATATTTCCATCGCATGTTCATCGTTGGTCTGCGCATCCGAACAGCGCTCATCAATTGCATTTATCGCAAGGCGTTGCGCATCTCGAACGCGGCTCGCAAGGAATCGACTGTGGGTGAAATCGTCAATTTGATGGCTGTGGACGCACAACGTTTCATGGATCTGACCACATACTTGAACATGTTGTGGTCGGCACCGCTGCAAATCGGTTTGGCGCTGTATTTCTTGTGGCAGGAATTGGGACCCTCGGTGCTCGCCGGTCTCGCTGTGATGATCATCATGATTCCCTTGAACGGTTTCATTGCCAGTCGCATCAAGACCTATCAGATTCAGCAGATGACCTACAAGGATAAACGTGTCAAGCTCATGAATGAAGTCTTGAGTGGCATCAAG GTACTTAAACTTTACGCCTGGGAGCCGAGCTTTGAGAAGCAAGTTTTGGATATACGTGATAAGGAAATTGCAACACTGCGCTCCACCGCCTATCTGAATGCCAGCACATCGTTCCTCTGGTCTTGTGCCCCATTTTTG GTTTCATTAGTCACATTTGCCACTTATGTTCTAATCGATGAAAATAATGTGCTTGATGCGAAAAAAACCTTTGTCTCATTATCATTATTCAACATTCTTCGTTTTCCGTTAACAATGTTGCCCATGCTGATCACCAACCTGGTGCAA ACGCAAGTGTCCGTCAAACGTATAAACAAATTCTTGAACAGTGAAGAGCTGGATCCTAACAACGTGCAACACGACAAGTCCAGGC CTCATCCCATTATCATTGAGAATGGCCACTTCTCATGGGGCGATGAGGATGAGACTACGCTCAAGAATATTAGCATGGAAGTGCCAAAGAATAATTTGGTCGCCATTGTGGGCACCGTCGGCTCTGGTAAGTCCTCCGTGGTACAGGCCATCCTGGGCGAAATGGAAAAGATTTCGGGCAGTGTCAACACGGTAGGCAGACTGGCCTATGTGCCACAACAGGCTTGGATCCAGAACGCCACAGTGCGTGATAACATATTGTTTGGCAAGGCCTACGATCGCAAGCGTTACAATCGTGTGATCGATGCCTGCGCTTTGCGCACggatattgaaattttatccGCTGGCGATTTGACCGAAATCGGTGAGAAGGGCATCAATTTGTCGGGTGGCCAAAAGCAGCGTATCTCATTGGCTCGCGCCGTCTACAATGATGCCGATTTGTATCTGCTCGATGATCCGCTGAGTGCCGTCGACGCTCACGTAGGCAAACACATCTTTGAGGAAGTGATCGGACCGAAGGGAATGCTTAAGAACAAGACACGTGTGCTGGTTACCCATGGCATTACGTTCTTGCCCCAAGTGGACAACATTTACGTGATGAAGGCGGGCCAGGTCAGCGAGAATGGCACCTACGCCCAATTGCTGAAGAACAAGGGCGCCTTTGCCGACTTCCTCATCCAGCACTTGCAGGATggcgaggaggaggaagaggatctcaatcaaatcaaacgtCAATTGTCTGAAAATGCTGAACCCGAACTGCTTGCACCCATTGAGAAGGCCATTAAGCTTGCGCGCACCGAGAGTTTGTCGGACTCCAT CTCTGTGACCTCAGCTGATAGTTTGATGGGACGCGGCAGTCTGCGTCGTCGCGCCAGGCGACAGGAGTCGTATGATTCAGCAGCTTCGGCTGCCTCCCTGAAGCGCAAGCAGGAGGTCGAGGGCAAGCTGATTGAGACAGAAAAGTCACAAACGGGCGGCGTTGAATTTGCCGTCTACAAGCATTACATCAAGAGCGTTGGCATCTTCCTCTCTGTGGCCACACTTGTGCTCAACTTTGCGTTCCAAGCATTCCAAATCGGTTCAAATATCTGGCTCACCCAATGGTCCAATGACAAAGAAGTCGAAACTAATACAGCAAAGAGAGATATGTACTTGGGTGTCTATGGTGCCTTCGGTTTTGCTCAAG GTTTATTATCTGTTACAAAGGTTATACTGCCGTCTCTTGGAGGTCTGCGAGCAGCCACATTGCTCCATGCATTCCTTCTACGAAATGTCCTGCGTTTGCCTACACACTTTTATGACACCACTCCGCAGGGTCGCATTTTGTCCCGATTCTCCAAAGACATTGACACGGTCGATACGATAATTCCACACATTATTATCACTATGGTGTGGATAGTATATGAG GTTCTCGCCACTATTGTGGTTATTAGTATATCGACGCCGATTTTCTTGGCTGTCATTGTGCCCATTGGATTTATCTACTACTTTGCGCAACGCTTCTATGTGGCCACCTCTCGTCAGCTGATGCGTTTGGAGTCCGTTTCCCGTTCGCCTATCTATTCGCACTTCGGCGAAACCGTCACCGGAGTCTCCACGATTCGTGCCTACACTGTGGAGGATCG CTTCATTGAGGAATCGGACAACAAGGTGGACAAGAATCAGGTGTGCAAATATCCTTCGCTGATTGCCAATCGTTGGCTCGCCATCCGCCTGGAAATGGTCGGCAATCTGATCATCTTGTTTGCCTCGCTCTTCGCTGTGCTTGGCGGACAATCGAATCCCGGTCTGGTCGGTCTGTCGGTTAGCTATGCGCTGCAGGTGACCCAAACCCTTAACTGGCTGGTGCGCATGTCCTCAGACATTGAGACAAACATTGTATCCGTGGAGCGTATCAAGGAGTATGGCGAGACCAAGCAGGAAGCCGCCTGGGAACTGGAGGAGGACAAGAAGAAGCCCAAGAACTGGCCCGCCGATGGTCGCGTCGAGTTCAGCAACTTCCAAGTTCGTTATCGCGAGGGTCTCGATCTAGTGCTGCGTGGCGTTAGCTTTAACATCAGCGGCGGCGAAAAGGTCGGAATTGTGGGACGCACTGGCGCCGGCAAATCCAGTTTGACGCTGGCACTGTTCAG AATCATAGAGTCTGCCGGTGGTAAAATTATTATCGATGGCGAGGATATTGCTCAGCTGGGTCTGCACATGCTGCGCTCCCGTTTGACCATCATCCCACAGGATCCAGTGCTGTTCTCTGGATCACTGCGCGCCAATCTTGATCCCTTCGATGTGAAGACCGACGAAGAAATCTGGAAGGCACTCGAGTTGTCTCATTTGAAGGCATTTGCCAAGGGACTGCCATCCGGTCTGAATCATGAGATCAGCGAAGGAGGCGACAATCTGTCTGTTGGTCAACGTCAATTGGTTTGTCTGGCTCGTGCTCTGCTCCGTAAAACGAAAGTGCTGGTGCTTGATGAGGCCACAGCTGCTGTCGATTTGGAAACCGATGATCTGATTCAG AAAACAATTCGTAGCGAGTTCAAGGATTGCACTGTGCTAACAATTGCCCATCGATTGAATACGATTATGGACTCAGATAAGGTTATTGTGCTGGACAAGGGACAGATTACAGAGTTTGCTTCGCCCACCGAGCTGCTGGACAATCCCAAGTCGGCCTTCTACAGCATGGCCAAGGATGCTAATCTGGTTTAG